One Paraburkholderia aromaticivorans DNA segment encodes these proteins:
- a CDS encoding ABC transporter ATP-binding protein has product MTRLTPTTPHADAASSAPSPIIEARALTKHFGGARHLFTRTPTVYAVNDVSFAVNAGETFAIVGESGCGKSTLGRLLLRLIEPTDGRVFYQGADITHQQGTPLRRLRREMQIIFQDPFASLNPGMTIGQIVGEPIALHGLARNGVEHRERVAQLLRTVGLQPAYADRYPHEFSGGQRQRIGIARALAGEPKLIVGDEPVSALDVSVQAQVINLLETLQQNLGLTLIMVAHDLAVIRHMSDRVAVMYLGEIVELADVDALFDAPLHPYTQALLRAIPASSPHERRAKPALSGDLPSPTAPPSGCRFHTRCPHAKPHCAQVRPASERLEDGRQVACHFWREIQNAGGGAPLVTSVSPKLAERLAIYRDRQATLEDMKID; this is encoded by the coding sequence ATGACGAGGTTGACTCCGACAACGCCGCATGCGGACGCGGCCTCAAGTGCGCCGTCGCCGATCATCGAGGCGCGCGCACTGACGAAGCATTTTGGCGGTGCGCGGCATCTCTTCACGCGCACGCCCACTGTCTATGCGGTCAACGACGTGTCGTTCGCGGTCAACGCCGGCGAGACCTTCGCGATCGTCGGCGAATCCGGCTGCGGCAAGTCCACGCTGGGCCGACTCCTGCTCCGACTGATCGAGCCGACAGACGGCCGCGTGTTCTATCAAGGCGCGGACATCACCCACCAGCAGGGCACGCCGCTGCGGCGGCTGCGCCGCGAAATGCAGATCATCTTTCAGGATCCGTTCGCGTCGCTGAATCCGGGCATGACGATCGGCCAGATCGTCGGCGAGCCGATCGCGCTGCACGGGCTCGCGCGCAACGGCGTCGAGCATCGCGAGCGCGTTGCCCAACTGCTGCGCACGGTTGGCCTGCAACCGGCCTACGCGGACCGTTACCCGCACGAATTCTCCGGCGGCCAGCGACAACGGATCGGCATCGCCCGCGCTTTGGCCGGCGAGCCGAAGCTGATCGTCGGCGATGAACCGGTGTCGGCGCTCGACGTCTCGGTGCAGGCGCAGGTGATCAATCTGCTCGAAACACTGCAACAGAATCTTGGCCTCACGCTGATCATGGTTGCGCATGATCTCGCGGTTATCCGCCATATGAGCGATCGCGTCGCGGTGATGTATCTGGGCGAGATTGTCGAGCTGGCGGATGTCGATGCACTGTTCGACGCGCCGTTGCATCCGTACACGCAGGCGCTGCTGCGCGCGATTCCGGCGAGCAGCCCGCACGAGCGGCGCGCGAAGCCGGCGTTGTCCGGCGATCTGCCGAGTCCGACGGCGCCGCCGTCCGGTTGCCGTTTTCATACGCGCTGTCCGCACGCGAAGCCGCACTGTGCGCAAGTGCGGCCGGCCAGCGAGCGACTCGAAGACGGACGGCAGGTGGCGTGCCATTTCTGGCGCGAGATCCAGAACGCCGGCGGCGGTGCGCCGCTGGTCACGAGCGTGAGCCCCAAATTGGCCGAGCGGCTCGCGATCTACCGTGACCGCCAGGCGACGCTGGAAGACATGAAAATCGATTGA
- a CDS encoding ABC transporter permease: MATPTTPVHARAASHTTGLPRRKRRGIAKFMRNRAAVLGAALVLLIVLMAVFAPWLSHYDPVQASFMTVRQAPSAAHWFGTDELGRDVLSRLLWGARASLLAGVVSVGIAVLIGVPLGLLAGYFGKLVDGVISRIADALLSIPFLILAIALAAFLGPSLTNAMAAIGISAMPRFVRLTRGQAITVKAEEYVEGARAIGLGHARIIMRYILPNVLPPIIVQASLTIATAIIAEASLSFLGLGQLPPAPSWGSMLNTAKDFVSQAPWMSIFPGIAIFLAVLGFNLLGDGLRDALDPRES, from the coding sequence ATGGCTACTCCCACAACTCCCGTTCACGCGCGCGCCGCATCGCACACGACCGGCTTGCCGCGCCGCAAGCGCCGCGGAATCGCGAAATTCATGCGCAATCGCGCTGCCGTTCTCGGCGCGGCGCTCGTGCTGCTCATCGTGCTGATGGCGGTATTCGCACCCTGGCTGTCACACTACGACCCGGTGCAGGCGAGCTTCATGACCGTGCGGCAGGCGCCATCGGCCGCGCATTGGTTCGGCACCGACGAACTTGGCCGTGACGTGCTGAGCCGTCTGCTGTGGGGCGCGCGCGCGTCGCTGCTTGCTGGTGTCGTATCGGTTGGCATCGCGGTCTTGATCGGCGTGCCGCTCGGTTTGCTGGCCGGCTACTTCGGCAAGCTCGTTGACGGCGTGATCTCGCGAATCGCCGATGCGTTGTTGTCGATCCCCTTCCTGATTCTCGCTATCGCGCTCGCCGCGTTCCTCGGACCAAGCCTGACCAACGCGATGGCCGCGATCGGCATCTCCGCGATGCCGCGCTTCGTCCGCTTGACGCGCGGCCAGGCGATCACCGTGAAGGCCGAAGAATACGTCGAAGGCGCGCGCGCAATCGGTCTCGGCCACGCACGGATCATCATGCGATACATTCTGCCGAACGTACTGCCGCCGATCATCGTGCAGGCCAGCCTGACGATCGCGACCGCGATCATCGCCGAAGCGAGCCTGTCGTTCCTCGGGCTGGGCCAACTGCCGCCGGCGCCGTCGTGGGGCTCCATGCTCAACACCGCGAAGGACTTCGTCAGTCAGGCGCCGTGGATGTCGATCTTTCCGGGCATCGCGATCTTTCTGGCGGTGCTCGGTTTCAACCTGCTCGGCGACGGCCTGCGCGATGCGCTCGATCCGCGCGAGTCGTAA
- a CDS encoding ABC transporter permease, translating to MLRIIANRMLVAIPTLILVSMLIFGLQKLLPGDPVTAMAGEDQDPQLIASLRVKYHLDEPVPTQYVLWVRDVVHGDLGASLRTDVPVTSLIAQKLPVTLQLAAMAMIFAMGIGIPAGVISAASRGGALDYGANIFALSGMSIPNFWLGIMMIFIVSVRWHLLPSSGYVSPTEDFWLSIKTMLMPALVLGASLGAQLMRHTRSAMLSVLRTDYIRTARAKGLLRGTVVVKHAFRNALVPIVTVLALLFGELLAGAVLTEQVFTIPGFGKLVVDAVFNRDYAVVQGVVLVTALCFIVVNLCADVLYVLLNPRLRRG from the coding sequence ATGCTGCGGATCATCGCCAATCGCATGCTGGTCGCCATTCCGACGCTGATTCTGGTGTCGATGCTGATCTTCGGCCTGCAGAAGCTGCTGCCGGGCGACCCGGTGACGGCGATGGCCGGGGAAGATCAGGATCCACAGCTGATCGCGTCGCTGCGCGTCAAGTACCATCTCGACGAGCCGGTGCCGACGCAGTACGTCCTGTGGGTTCGCGACGTCGTGCACGGCGATCTCGGCGCGTCGCTGCGAACCGACGTGCCGGTGACCTCGCTGATCGCGCAGAAGTTGCCGGTCACGCTGCAACTCGCGGCGATGGCGATGATCTTCGCAATGGGTATCGGTATTCCGGCCGGCGTCATCTCCGCCGCAAGCCGCGGTGGCGCGCTCGATTACGGCGCGAACATTTTCGCGCTGTCGGGCATGTCGATCCCGAACTTCTGGCTCGGGATCATGATGATCTTCATCGTGTCGGTGCGCTGGCATCTGCTGCCGTCGTCCGGCTACGTGTCGCCGACCGAAGACTTCTGGCTGAGCATCAAGACGATGCTGATGCCCGCGCTGGTGCTCGGCGCGTCGCTCGGCGCGCAATTGATGCGTCACACGCGCAGCGCGATGCTGAGCGTGCTGCGCACCGACTATATTCGTACCGCGCGCGCCAAAGGGCTGCTGCGCGGCACCGTGGTCGTCAAGCACGCTTTTCGCAACGCGCTGGTTCCGATCGTCACCGTGCTCGCTCTGCTGTTCGGCGAACTGCTGGCGGGTGCGGTGCTGACCGAGCAGGTTTTCACGATCCCCGGCTTCGGCAAGCTCGTCGTCGATGCCGTGTTCAATCGCGACTACGCGGTCGTGCAGGGAGTCGTGCTCGTCACCGCATTGTGCTTTATCGTCGTGAACCTGTGCGCCGACGTTCTGTACGTCCTCCTCAATCCCCGACTTAGACGCGGCTGA
- a CDS encoding ABC transporter substrate-binding protein, translating to MRRMLIAAALALGATAVMAQTSQTIRIGLQDDIGSLDPARSVQLVDRIVFASLCNSLVDITPDLKIVPMLATSWTTSADGKTLTFKLRQGVKFQDDEPFNAAAVKANLDRDRTLQTSNRKSELASVDHVDVIDDYTVAIVLKQPDAALLATLTDRAGMMLAPKTLADPAGVAAHPVCSGPYKFVQRVQNDRVVLEKFPGYWDADKYPVQRVIFLPIPDSTVRLANLRSGSLDMLERLAPSDVASVKNDASGRFAPVSGLGYYYVTFNIGNGKRSNALLKDKRVRQAFDLALDRDAINQVIGAGIFTPANQAVPKSSPYYNASLPMPHRDVAKAKALLKAAGHEHVDIEFTYPNNTVSSQIVQMMQAMVGEAGFNLKLRPTDYATELNAAHSGDFEAMYLGWSGRVDPDGNLHQFNTCAGNLNYAHYCNPEVDRYLDAARVKLTAADRKTDYDAASKLLAEDDPIVYVYSQPWPFELSKKVQGFTPYPDGLIRLRGVSIKG from the coding sequence ATGCGAAGAATGTTGATTGCCGCGGCGCTCGCGCTCGGCGCCACTGCCGTGATGGCCCAGACCAGCCAGACGATACGGATCGGCCTGCAGGACGACATCGGTTCGCTCGACCCCGCGCGCAGCGTGCAGCTCGTCGACCGGATCGTGTTTGCGTCGCTGTGCAACTCGCTGGTGGATATCACGCCGGACCTGAAGATCGTGCCGATGCTGGCGACGTCGTGGACGACGAGCGCCGACGGCAAGACGCTGACGTTCAAGCTGCGCCAAGGGGTCAAGTTCCAGGATGACGAGCCGTTCAACGCGGCCGCCGTCAAGGCGAACCTGGACCGCGACCGCACGCTGCAGACGAGCAACCGCAAGAGCGAACTGGCGTCGGTCGATCACGTGGACGTGATCGACGACTACACGGTCGCGATCGTGTTGAAACAGCCGGACGCGGCCCTGCTCGCGACGCTGACCGACCGCGCCGGCATGATGCTCGCGCCGAAGACGCTGGCCGATCCGGCCGGCGTCGCCGCGCATCCGGTGTGTTCGGGCCCGTACAAGTTCGTCCAGCGCGTGCAGAACGATCGCGTCGTGCTCGAGAAATTCCCCGGCTACTGGGACGCCGACAAATACCCGGTCCAGCGCGTGATCTTCCTGCCCATTCCGGACAGCACGGTGCGGCTCGCCAATCTGCGCTCGGGTTCGCTCGACATGCTCGAGCGCCTCGCGCCCTCCGATGTCGCATCGGTCAAGAACGACGCAAGCGGCAGGTTCGCGCCGGTCAGCGGGCTCGGCTACTACTATGTGACGTTCAATATCGGCAACGGCAAGCGCAGCAACGCGCTGCTGAAAGACAAGCGCGTGCGGCAGGCATTCGACCTAGCACTCGACCGTGACGCGATCAACCAGGTGATCGGCGCGGGCATCTTCACGCCGGCGAATCAGGCGGTGCCGAAGTCGAGCCCGTACTACAACGCGTCGCTGCCAATGCCGCATCGCGACGTCGCGAAAGCGAAGGCGCTACTGAAAGCGGCGGGCCACGAGCACGTCGACATCGAGTTCACCTATCCGAACAACACGGTGTCGAGCCAGATCGTGCAGATGATGCAGGCGATGGTCGGCGAAGCCGGCTTCAATTTGAAGCTGCGGCCGACCGACTACGCGACCGAGCTCAATGCCGCGCACAGCGGCGACTTCGAGGCAATGTACCTCGGCTGGTCGGGCCGCGTCGACCCCGACGGCAACCTGCATCAGTTCAACACATGCGCGGGCAACCTCAATTACGCGCACTACTGCAACCCGGAAGTCGACCGGTATCTCGACGCCGCGCGCGTGAAACTGACCGCCGCGGACCGCAAAACGGATTACGACGCGGCGTCGAAGCTGCTCGCCGAGGACGATCCGATCGTCTATGTCTATAGCCAGCCCTGGCCGTTCGAACTGTCGAAGAAGGTGCAGGGCTTCACGCCCTATCCCGACGGCCTGATCCGCCTGCGCGGCGTCAGTATCAAGGGCTGA